Proteins encoded within one genomic window of Pantoea eucalypti:
- a CDS encoding pirin family protein, whose translation MIEQRLSEQRGVGDHGWLNSRHTFSFANYWDPKQAGFSDLLVINDDRVAKGRGFGAHPHSNMEIISYVLEGALEHKDSMGTGSVIVPGDVQLMSAGSGVTHSEFNHSGTEGVHFLQIWVVPAEKNTPPGYQQISVSEADKRGNLRLIISPDGENGALRVRQDIRIYAGLFQGDEQQTITLPDDRYAYIHVARGSVRVNGLQFNAGDGARVRDEKTLSFSHGEGAEVLLFDLRPNEVNHPTR comes from the coding sequence ATGATTGAGCAAAGATTGTCAGAGCAACGCGGTGTGGGCGATCACGGCTGGCTGAATTCACGTCACACCTTCTCTTTTGCAAACTACTGGGATCCGAAACAGGCGGGCTTCTCCGATCTGCTGGTGATTAATGATGACCGGGTTGCCAAAGGACGGGGTTTTGGCGCCCATCCGCACAGCAACATGGAGATTATCTCTTATGTGCTGGAAGGGGCGCTTGAGCACAAAGACTCAATGGGAACCGGTTCGGTGATTGTCCCTGGCGATGTGCAACTGATGAGTGCCGGTAGCGGTGTGACCCACAGCGAGTTCAACCACTCCGGCACCGAGGGTGTGCATTTCCTGCAAATCTGGGTGGTACCCGCAGAGAAAAACACTCCGCCAGGTTATCAGCAGATCTCCGTCAGCGAAGCAGATAAGCGCGGTAATCTGCGGCTGATTATTTCGCCGGACGGTGAAAATGGGGCATTACGGGTACGCCAGGATATTCGCATCTATGCAGGACTGTTCCAGGGCGATGAGCAGCAGACTATTACACTCCCGGACGATCGCTACGCCTATATTCATGTGGCGCGTGGCAGTGTCAGAGTCAATGGGCTGCAGTTTAATGCCGGAGATGGTGCGCGGGTTCGCGACGAGAAAACGCTGTCGTTCAGTCATGGTGAAGGCGCAGAGGTGCTGTTATTCGACCTGCGTCCGAATGAAGTGAATCATCCAACCCGATAA
- a CDS encoding alpha/beta fold hydrolase — translation MSTFKTTDGTQIYFKDWGTGKPVLFSHGWPLDADMWDSQMNFLADHGYRVIAFDRRGFGRSDQPWNGNNYDTFASDINDLITHLDLQNVTLVGFSMGGGDVTRYIGSYGSDRVGALVLLGAVTPIFGKTADYPQGVDMSVFEGIRDGLLKDRAQFIKEFATPFYGTNAGQTVSDGVMTQTLNIALLASLKSTVDCVTAFAETDFRADVAKVNVPTLVIHGSNDQVVPFETTGKVAAEMIEGAELRIYDNAPHGFAVTHQDQLNQDLLAFLNAQ, via the coding sequence ATGAGCACCTTTAAAACGACCGACGGTACACAGATCTACTTTAAAGACTGGGGAACCGGTAAGCCTGTTTTGTTCAGCCACGGCTGGCCGCTGGATGCCGACATGTGGGACAGCCAGATGAACTTTCTGGCCGACCATGGCTATCGGGTGATTGCATTTGACCGCCGTGGCTTTGGCCGCTCAGATCAGCCCTGGAACGGCAATAACTACGATACCTTTGCGTCGGACATCAACGACCTGATCACCCATCTTGACCTGCAGAACGTGACGCTGGTGGGCTTCTCTATGGGTGGCGGTGACGTCACGCGTTATATCGGCAGCTATGGCAGCGATCGCGTCGGGGCACTGGTGCTGCTCGGTGCCGTTACACCTATCTTTGGCAAAACGGCAGACTATCCGCAGGGTGTCGATATGTCGGTGTTCGAAGGCATTCGTGATGGCCTGCTCAAGGATCGCGCGCAGTTTATCAAAGAGTTCGCGACGCCGTTCTACGGCACTAATGCCGGACAGACCGTCTCCGATGGTGTCATGACGCAGACGCTGAACATCGCGCTGCTGGCCTCACTCAAAAGTACCGTGGATTGCGTGACCGCCTTCGCGGAGACCGATTTCCGTGCCGACGTGGCGAAAGTGAATGTGCCGACACTGGTCATTCATGGCAGCAACGACCAGGTCGTGCCGTTTGAAACCACCGGCAAGGTTGCGGCGGAGATGATTGAGGGTGCTGAACTCAGGATTTACGACAACGCGCCACATGGTTTCGCCGTGACGCATCAGGATCAGCTGAATCAGGATCTGCTGGCGTTCCTTAACGCGCAGTGA